In one Lolium rigidum isolate FL_2022 chromosome 3, APGP_CSIRO_Lrig_0.1, whole genome shotgun sequence genomic region, the following are encoded:
- the LOC124700846 gene encoding protein RTE1-HOMOLOG → MEAERSQLSQIDPRRARFPCCIVWTPIPFITWLVPFIGHIGICREDGVILDFAGPNFVSVDNFAFGAVARYIQVNGDERYKLLGTQVEAAWDDALKKGVQEFQNRSYSLFTCNCHSFVANNLNRLFYSGHDKWNVVSLAAVMFLRGRWVSTASVVKTFAPFAVVLTVGALLGGMTFLVGLLAFTAAMTGWFLVGTYCIKSLIEL, encoded by the exons ATGGAAGCTGAAAGAAGCCAGCTCAGTCAAATCGACCCAAGAAGAGCCCGCTTTCCTTGTTGCATAGTATGGACTCCCATACCTTTCATCACATGGCTGGTACCGTTTATCGGTCATATTGGCATTTGCAGAGAAGATGGTGTAATCCTGGACTTTGCTGGTCCAAATTTCGTGTCAGTTGATAACTTTGCTTTTGGAGCTGTTGCACGCTACATTCAAGTAAATGGCGATGAG CGCTACAAGCTTCTTGGCACTCAAGTAGAGGCGGCATGGGACGACGCTCTGAAGAAAGGTGTGCAGGAGTTCCAGAACAGGAGCTACAGCCTGTTCACCTGCAACTGCCACTCCTTCGTCGCAAACAACCTGAACCGGCTCTTCTACTCCGGCCACGACAAGTGGAACGTGGTCAGCCTGGCTGCTGTCATGTTCCTGCGGGGCCGCTGGGTGAGCACTGCGTCTGTGGTGAAGACCTTCGCGCCGTTCGCCGTGGTGCTCACTGTTGGGGCTCTCCTTGGCGGCATGACATTCCTGGTGGGCCTGCTCGCTTTCACGGCCGCTATGACCGGATGGTTCCTTGTTGGCACCTACTGCATCAAGAGTCTTATAGAGTTGTAA